The genomic interval TTTGCTTTTTTGAGCCGATTCATAAGCTGGCTGTAAGAAACGCCGTTTTCGCGGGCCGCGGCGTTTATTTTTATCTGCCAGAGTTTGCGAAAATTTCTTTTCTTTTTGCGGCGGTCGTTAAAAGCGTGAACGCCGGCGTGAAGAAGCGCTTCGCGCGCGGCGCGCTCTTTGGATTTCCGGCTAAAACGGAAACCTTTAACCTGGCGCAAAACATTTCTGCGCCGCTTCATTGAAATTACCCCTCTTTTTATTCTGGTCATAAATTATTTTTTTAATTAAACGGCAAATAATGGCCCAATTCTTTTTTGCCGATATTAAATCCCGTTAATTTTTTTTGATGGAGCTGTTTTTGGCGCGATTTTTTGGCGTTGAAATGATTCTGCCCGGGAACGCGCCTCAACACTTTGCCTTTTTTGGTGATTTTTAATCTTTTGGCGAATGATTTGTTGGTTTTAGTGGTCATTTTATTTTTCTTTTTCCATTATGATTGATATGCCGCGCGGCCCTTTTTTGGGGCCGTCCACAGTTTTATGTTTTTCCGGAATTAAGTGAAGAAGGCGGTTCAGCCGTTCTTGAAGAAATTCTTTGTCCAGATATTTTGCCCTTCCCTTTAAAAATAAATCTATTTTGACGCGGTCGCCTTCTTTCAAAAACTGCGCCGCTTTTCTGGCTTTAAGTTCAAGATCGTGCTGGGAAGTTCCGATACTGACTCTGATTTCTCGGAGCTCAATTCTATGCGCTTTTTTCGTTTCGCGGGCTTTCTTTTCCTGAAGATAAATGTATTTTCCGTAATCCATAATCCGGCAGACCGGCGGCTGGGCTTTTGGAGAAATTTCTATCAGATCAAGCCCGGCTTCTTTGGCTTTGGCCAGCGCTTCGGAAAGATTCACAATACCCATATTTTCTCCTTCTTTTCCCAAAAGGCGGATTTCAAGAGCTCTTATTTGATTGTTTATTCTCGGTCGATTATTCAGATGAATTGGATTTCTTGATAAAATCTTTGTTAATTACTTTATTAGATTATCATATTATTTATTAATGTTCAAGATATTGTTATTGTTAGTATGATAGTTATGATGGCCAAAATTATTCAAAATAAAAAAGCTTTTTTTGATTACGAAATTCTGGAAAAATTTGAAGCGGGGCTGGGATTAAAAGGTTATGAAGTCAAAGCGTTGAAAAACGGCCGAGGCAGCATTATGGGAGCGAGAGTGCTGATTCGGGGAGGCGAGGCGTTTGTCGTGGGAATGGATATTGCGCCGTATCAACCGGGCAACGCGCCGGCTGGTTATGATTCCGGCCGAACCAGGCGTTTGCTTCTGCATAAGAAAGAAATAAGATATTTGGAAGGAAAGGCCAACGAACGAGGCTTGACTTTGGTGCCGATTAGTGTTTATACTAAAGGCAATCTTATAAAGCTTGAATTTGGCGCCGGGCGCGGCAAGAAAAAAAGCGATAAGCGCGAAACGATTAAAAAGCGCGAAGCGCAGAGAAAAATAGAAAGAGCTTTGAAATTTTGATAAAAAAACGGGGATGATCGGCTTCGAAAGGAGTTTGAAAATTTTTGCTTCAGGCAGAGTATGGCGGGACATCTCTTAAAACTGATCCTGCCGAAAATAAAAGCAAATAATCAATTTGCCTACGCTTACGCTTAATTAAGCCGTAAGCCATCTGATTTGCCGACGCTCCATAGGCAAAATCGGGTGTCATTTTTTGGAGCTTGATTCTGCGATATCTCTAAACAGAACGACCAAAAGAGATAAAACTTTTCGGATTTTGTTTGGTTAAAACCGAAAAGCGCTTTAAAACCATTCTAAGCCCGTAAACGCAAAATTGGATAACTTCTTTACGCGGGTTCAATTCCCGCCATCTCCATCGAATTCGGCTCAAAAACCCCGCTTTTGGCGGGGTTTTTGATTTGCCGGATTCAGATGGAGATGAGCGAGCGAACTGCTTCGCTCGCGGGCGGGAATTGAAAGCCGCAGCGATGTTCCGCGAAGCGGAATAAGCGAGGCGGGGTCGCAAAAAATTTCCATCAGGAAATTTATTTGTGACCAATTCCCGCCATCTCCATAAATAAAAATCACCCGTTCAATATATTGAACGGGCGAAATTTTATTTTTTTATTTATTTTTTATTTTTTCTTTCAAGAGCGGCTTTGATAAATCCCTTGAACAACGGATGAGGATTGAGCGGCCGCGACAGAAATTCCGGATGGAATTGGACGCCGACAAAAAAAGGATGTTCATCTTTGGCTAATTCCACAATTTCAACCAGTTTCTTATCCGGCGAAACTCCGGCGATTACCAGCCCGAATTTTTCCAATGCCTCCCGGTATTGATTGTTAAATTCATATCTATGTCGGTGCCTTTCTTCAATCGTATCTTTTCCGTAACAACTTCTGCTGATAGATTTTTCATTAAGGCAGCAAGCGTATTTTCCCAAACGCATTGTTCCGCCTTTTTTATTCACCTGTTTTTGGCTTAACATCAGGTCAATGACCGGATATTTTGTTTCAGGATTGATTTCCGTCGTATGAGCTTCATTCAAGCCGGCGGCATTTCTGGCAAATTCTACGGCTGCTAATTGCATGCCAAAACATAATCCCAGATAAGGGATGGCGTTTTTTCGGCAGAAAGAGATGGCGTCAATAATTCCTTCCGTTCCTCTCTTGCCAAACCCTCCCGGCACGACAACGCCGGCGTATTTTAATAAATTACAGATATTAAAACCGGCCTCAAAGTTTTCAGAATTTATGAAATCAATAACCGGATTTCTTTTAAAATTCCAAGCGGCGTGTTTTAACGCTTCTACCACGGAAATGTAAACATCCGCTCCTTTGTCAAAATACTTTCCGACAATCGCGATTTTAATCTGACTTTCAGGGTTTTGGACGCTTTTGACGGTTTCAACGAGATTGTTCCATTGATTAAGATCGGGTTTAAGATTGTTAAATCCTAATTTTTCTCCGATCAATTCAACGATCTTTCCTGTCTGAAAATTAAGAGGAATCTCATAAATATTCTTTACCGTCGGAGCGGGAATGACCGCTTTTTTCGGAACGCCGCAAAACTTTGAAATTTTATTGAGCGCGTTTTCCGGAATTTCTCTGTCTGTTCGCGCTAAAATAATATCCGGCCTAACGCCGTATTTCCTAAGAAGCGCGACTGAATGCTGGGTTGGTTTTGTTTTCAGTTCATCCGAACTTTCAAGGTAAATCAAGAGGCTTAAATGAACGGAAAGCGTAAAATCAGCGGGCAGTTCATCTCTTAATTGGCGAATCGCTTCCAGAAACGATTCTCCTTCAATATCGCCGACGGTTCCGCCGATTTCCACGATCACGACATCGGCGTTGCTTTTTTCCGCGGCAGCCAAAATTTTTATTTTAATCTCGTTGGTTATATGAGGAATTATTTGGATTGTTTCTCCCAAAAAATCTCCCTTTCTTTCTTTTTTCGTTACTTCATTGTAAATCTGCCCGGACGAAACACTGCTTATTTTAGTAATCGGTTGATTAAGCATTCTTTCGTAATGGCCTAAATCCAGGTCTGTTTCCGCTCCGTCATCGGAGACAAAAACTTCTCCGTGTTGAGCCGGATTCATTGTGCCGGGGTCAACATTAAGATAAGGATCCATTTTCATTACGAAGATTTTCAGACCGGAAGATTTTAACAGCATTCCTAAAGACGCTGATGCTATTCCTTTTCCAAGCGAAGAACAAACTCCGCCGGTGACAAAAATAAATTTGCTTTTTATCGTCATTGTCCGCCTCCTTCTTAGCCAAATTGTTAAGTATTATTAAAGTTCAATTTTATGATTTTAATGATACTTAATTAAAGAAATAAATCAAGATTTTCTTGCTTACTGTTGTTTTTTGAGGTTATACTAAACATTAGTTTTGTTGTTTTAAAAAATAAAAAAAGTTTAAGGAGGCCAGATGAAAAATAACAGGCGATATCTTTTTCGGATGATTATTCCGGCCATGGCTGATAATATTTTTACGCGAATGATAAAAAAAACCATCGCGCTTGGTCCGGTGATGGTCGCCACGGCGGTTAGCAAATTACCGGATTGGGACGCGGAGATTATTCATGAAGCAGGATCCCGAAAGCAAATTCCCCGAAACGCCGAAGGTGAAATAGACCATTTTGCGCTTCAAAAAGAACGGCCGGCGGACGCGATCGGCCTTTATTGCGGAATTTCTTCCACGATGCCGCGGGCCTGGCAAATAGCGAAATTTTATCAAAAACAAAGAGTTTTAACCGTCGCCGGCGGACTGCATTCTCATTATGAACCTTTGGAATCGTTGAAAAACGGAATAGACGCGGTTATCCATGGCGACGGCGAAGAGACCATTAAGCAGATTCTGCTTTATTTCCAGAATTTTCCAAAAGAAAGAAATTTT from Candidatus Niyogibacteria bacterium carries:
- a CDS encoding CTP synthase, translated to MTIKSKFIFVTGGVCSSLGKGIASASLGMLLKSSGLKIFVMKMDPYLNVDPGTMNPAQHGEVFVSDDGAETDLDLGHYERMLNQPITKISSVSSGQIYNEVTKKERKGDFLGETIQIIPHITNEIKIKILAAAEKSNADVVIVEIGGTVGDIEGESFLEAIRQLRDELPADFTLSVHLSLLIYLESSDELKTKPTQHSVALLRKYGVRPDIILARTDREIPENALNKISKFCGVPKKAVIPAPTVKNIYEIPLNFQTGKIVELIGEKLGFNNLKPDLNQWNNLVETVKSVQNPESQIKIAIVGKYFDKGADVYISVVEALKHAAWNFKRNPVIDFINSENFEAGFNICNLLKYAGVVVPGGFGKRGTEGIIDAISFCRKNAIPYLGLCFGMQLAAVEFARNAAGLNEAHTTEINPETKYPVIDLMLSQKQVNKKGGTMRLGKYACCLNEKSISRSCYGKDTIEERHRHRYEFNNQYREALEKFGLVIAGVSPDKKLVEIVELAKDEHPFFVGVQFHPEFLSRPLNPHPLFKGFIKAALERKNKK
- the rplT gene encoding 50S ribosomal protein L20, with translation MTRIKRGVISMKRRRNVLRQVKGFRFSRKSKERAAREALLHAGVHAFNDRRKKKRNFRKLWQIKINAAARENGVSYSQLMNRLKKAKIILDRKILAGLAEHKPEVFKEIVEKSALKPVV
- the smpB gene encoding SsrA-binding protein SmpB, whose protein sequence is MAKIIQNKKAFFDYEILEKFEAGLGLKGYEVKALKNGRGSIMGARVLIRGGEAFVVGMDIAPYQPGNAPAGYDSGRTRRLLLHKKEIRYLEGKANERGLTLVPISVYTKGNLIKLEFGAGRGKKKSDKRETIKKREAQRKIERALKF
- the infC gene encoding translation initiation factor IF-3; this encodes MGKEGENMGIVNLSEALAKAKEAGLDLIEISPKAQPPVCRIMDYGKYIYLQEKKARETKKAHRIELREIRVSIGTSQHDLELKARKAAQFLKEGDRVKIDLFLKGRAKYLDKEFLQERLNRLLHLIPEKHKTVDGPKKGPRGISIIMEKEK
- a CDS encoding 50S ribosomal protein L35 is translated as MTTKTNKSFAKRLKITKKGKVLRRVPGQNHFNAKKSRQKQLHQKKLTGFNIGKKELGHYLPFN